The DNA region ACGTGACCCGCACCTGGAAGCTCACCACCGAAGACCCCGACAACGATATTTCGGCTTATTTCAGTTGTGCCAACTGGGGCAAATCGTCTCTGGCGCTCGACCTTCAGCGCCCCGAAGGTCTCGAAATTGTGTATGCACTCGCTGCCAGGGCCGACATTGTGGTGGCGAGCTATAAGCCGGGCGATGCCGAAAAACTGAAGGTGGACTACCCTACCCTGAGCCGTCGCAATCCACGTCTGATTTATGCACACCTGACCGGATACGGCCTTCAGAACGACCGTGCGGGTTACGACGCCATCATCCAGGCCGAAACAGGGTTCACCTACATGAACGGCGAAGCAGGCTGCAAACCCGTCAAAATGCCTGTGGCACTGATGGATATCCTTGCAGCGCACCACATGAAGGAAGCCATCCTGCTGGCGCTGCTTCAGCGCGAGCGCAGCGGACAGGGCGCTTATATTGATGTGTCGCTTTTCAGAAGCGGCATCAGTTCGCTGGCCAACCAGGCCACCAACTGGCTCGTGGGCGGTTGCATTCCCAAAGCCATGGGTTCCGACCATCCAAACATTGTGCCCTACGGAACCATCTTCTACACTTTGGATCATAAGCCCGTGGTGCTGGCTGTGGGCAGCGACAAACAGTTTGCCGACCTTTGCAAGGTGCTCGGCAAAGCTGAACTTGCACAGGATGAGCGCTTTGCAACCAATCAGCAACGCGTAGTACATCGTGAAATCCTCAACCCCATGCTTGCTGAACTGATTGGCAGCATCAGGCGCGACGACCTGCTCGGCGCCCTCCATGCACACAAAGTTCCCGCCGGCGGGGTATTTGATATGCAGGAAGTTTTTACCCTGCCCGAATCGCGTGAGATGCTCATTGAAGGGCGCACCGGAAACGGGCAACCGCTCAAAGGTGTGCGCAGTATTGCCTTCAGAATGAAAGCGCTTAACTTTGAAGCGCCGACTGCACCACCTCATTATGGCGAGCACTCTGCCGAAGTGCTGTCCGAACTGCTCGGCTACGAGGATGAGCGCATTGAAATGTTAATCAAAAACAACGTCATTTATGACCGAAACCACAGTTAAACCGGCCTTTACCGACGGTTCACGCCTGATCACAGAAGCATGTGTGCAGGCGGGCGCATCGGTATTTGTGGGCTACCCCATTACGCCTGCCAACCTGCTTTATTCCTATGCCAACCGCCGCTATCCGGTAATGCTGGCCGCCCCCGACGAGATCACCACCCTGCAGTGGATGTCGGGCTATGCTGCGCTGGGCATGATCCCTGTTACCGCCACAGCTTTTCCGGGCTATGCGCTGATGGTCGAATCCATCAACATGGCCATGATGATGGAGCTGCCCATGGTGATCATCCTGGTGCAGCGCCTTGGACCGGCCACCGGTACAGCCACCGCAGGAGCACAGGGCGACCTGAATGTGGTGCATGGCACCGTTTCGGGAGGTTTTCAGCTGCCCACTTTCTGCATCAGCAATTTCGACGACTGCTGGCAGCTGAGTGCAAAAGCCGTCCAAACCGCAGCCGCACTGCGCACACCGGTGATCCTGCTCACTTCCAAAGAAATGGTAATGACGCAGATGAGCTACGACCTTTCGCGCCTCGGCCCAATAGAAAAAGCTACCCTGCCTGCTTTTGTTGGCGATCACTACCTCCCTTACCAGGCCAACGGCAGCATGGTGCCCGGCTTCCTTCCACTCACACAAAACAGGCACCAGGTGAGGCTTACAGCTTCTACCCACAACAAAGCCGGAATCCTGCAAAATACCACCCCAGAGGCCCTGGACAACACCCGGCGCCTGAAAACAAAAGCCGACGAAGGCACTGAAGTCCTGTATGAATACGATGAACAAGCCGGTGCACATACGCTCGTGATGGCATTCGACCTCACCGCCCAGGCAGCCCGCGAAGCCGTATTGCGCCTCAGAGCCTACGGCACAAAGGTTTCGTTGCTCGTTCCCAAAACACTGTTTCCTTTACCCGCCAGATATGTCGAGCTGGCACAGCAATACACCAAAGTGATTGTGGCCGAAGAAAACCTCGACGGACAATACCGGCGGCTGTTGTTCGGGCCTTACCACGACAGCCGGATCATGGGCGTGAACGCCATGGGACGCATGATTAAACCCGAAGAAATTATGGAGGCAGCAGAAAACAATGGATAACACTTTTCTAATCGACAGCCGCGACCTCCCTTTTTGCAAAGGGTGCGGACACAGCTCGGTGGCACAGATGACCGAAAAAGCCCTGGCCAATCTGGGTTACCAGCCCCTCGACGTAATCATGGTGACCGACATCGGCTGCCACGGCATTATCGACAAAAGCCTGCGCACACACACCGTTCACGGATTGCACGGCAGATCGGTGGCCATAGCCGGAGGCATAGCCCACGGCCTGGGCAGAAATTCAGGGAAAAAGGTCATCGTCTTTCTTGGCGACGGTGGCGCAACCATCGGGTTGCAACATATCCTTATCGCTGCACACCACAACTTCCCCATGACAGTGGTGGTGCACAACAACATGCTCTATGGCATGACAGGCGGGCAACCGAGCGAATATACCCCGGATGGTTTCAACACTCCGACTTCGCCCAACCGATCCTCTGCCGGTGCCCTCGATATCGTGCAACTGGCCGAAGCTGCTGGCGCCGGCTATGTGAGCCGCATTGCCGGCATCGGTGATTTTTCGGCCGAGCTTGCCGAAGCTTTTGCCTACGACGGATTCTCCCTGGTTGAGGTGATGGAGATCTGCCCGAGCTACGGGGTGAAATCCAATCCTGGTATGAAACTCCGTCAGCTCATGGACGAAACAGGGTATCTGGCCACGAAAAAAGTCAGGCCCCCGCGTCCACATCATCAAGCTTTGTACGAGGGCTTCAACGAGTCGCTTATCAGCGACAGGCTGATTGTTGATCAAAGCCATATGCATAACCTGCCGGAAAATACGATCCGGCTGCTCCTGGCAGGGTCGGCCGGCGAAGGCACCCAGTCAGCCGCTGAGTTTCTGGCACGCGTAGCAATGCGCAATGGCCTGCAAACCAGCAAAAAAGGACATTATCCAGTGACCGTTGGTGTAGGATTCTCCGCGGCTGAGGTCATCCTGTCCACTTCGCCCATCTACTACACCGGAGGCACCAATCCTGATTATCTGCTCATTACCTCGGCCGACGGGCTCGACTATGCCAAACCCTATCTTGCACGGGCAACTGAAAAAGCTGTGGTGTTGCTCGACGAAAGTTTGCCCTTGCCTGAAACCCGCGCCAAAGTGTTGCCCATGCCCCTGCGCAACAGTGCAGGTGTGCGCAATGCTGCCATGATGAGCATCTTCAGGTGGGCCAAACTGACCGGCATGCTCCACCTGCAATCGCTAATCGAAGAGTACCAGCGTGGTAAACTGGCATCCAAAGTGCCGGTCGAAACTTTTGTCTGAGATGTTATTCAAAAAAATAGCAAGCCGTGCACGGGCTATCCGGCACGGCTTGCTTTTTTCGGATAAAGTTGTTTTACAACTTCTTGGTCAGCCCGAGACGTCCGCCCGAAATGGCGCTACCGCCACCTAACTCAAGGTTTACACCCCAGCTATCGGACCAGAAGTATCTTCCGCCAATCTGAAGATCAAGCCCAAGGGGCGAGTTCTTCGTTCCGGTGTACTTGCTGTCCCAGTTCCAGACAAAAAAGCCAAGGCTCAGGCCGGCATAAAGGTCCCATTCGCTTGGAATCTCCAGAAGGCGGTTAAAATGGTAGTTGCCCACCCCGGCAAAACCGAGCACCAACACATCGGGGTGCGAACGTGCCGATACCACGAATCCGGCAGTGACGTCTTCGTGCACGCCGAAGTCCATCCCGAAATAAAGCGGAATACCCCAACTGGATATGCCCGTTCCGAAATTAGCCTGCTTGCCACCTTTTCCTACCGGATTCTGGGCAAACACCGCCAGGCTGAACAGGCTCAAAACCAGCAATAACAATGTTTTTTGTCGCATGTAAATTGGTTTTAGGTTATTAATTGATTGGGTTTACTTGGCGTAACTGACCGCACGGGTTTCACGAATCACGGTTATTTTTATCTGTCCGGGATAAGTCATCTCGGTCTGGATGCGTTTCGAAAGTTCAAAAGCCAGTTTATCGGCGTCGCTGTCGCTCATGCGGTCGGCACCCACAATCACGCGAAGCTCACGACCGGCCTGGATGGCATAGGTCTTTACCACACCGTCGTACGACAAAGCTAACTCTTCGAGGCGTTTCAGGCGCTGGATGTAGGCTTCCACAACCTCGCGGCGTGCACCCGGGCGCGCCCCCGAAATGGCGTCGCACACCTGTACAATGGGAGCAATGAGGGTTTCCATCTCTATCTCGTCGTGGTGGGCGCCTATGGCGTTGCACACCTCTGGCTTCTCCTTATATTTTTCGGCAATTTTCATCCCCAGGATGGCATGGGGCAGTTCGGCCTCGTTGCTCTCAGCAATCTTACCGATATCGTGCAAAAGCCCGGCACGTTTTGCCAGCTTGACATTGAGCCCCAGCTCGGCTGCCATGGTAGCGCTCAGGCGGGCAACCTCGATGGAGTGTGCAAGCAGGTTCTGTCCGTAGGATGAACGGTATTTCATGCGGCCAACCATCCGGATGAGCTCGCTGGCCATGTTGTGGATACCCAGGTCGATGACCGTGCGTTTACCGGTTTCGATGATCTCCTGCTCAATTTGTTTCTCAGTCTTTTGTACCACCTCCTCAATGCGGGCAGGGTGAATGCGCCCATCGGTGATGAGTTTATGCAGCGAGAGGCGGGCAATTTCGCGGCGCACCGGGTCGAAACCCGAAAGCAGAATGGCATCCGGACTGTCGTCGATGATGATTTCCACGCCCGTGAGGGCTTCAAGCGCCCTGATGTTGCGGCCTTCGCGGCCGATGATGCGTCCTTTGATTTCTTCGCTTTCGATATTGAACACTGTGACGGTGTTCTCGATGGTGTGCTCTGCTGCGGTGCGCTGAATGGTTTCCACCACGATTTTCTTGGCTTCCATGGCAGCGGTGAGCTTGGCCTCTTCGGTAATTTCCTTGATATAGACCATGGCTTCCGATTTGGCCTCTTCCTTCATCTGCTCGATGAGCTGTTCTTTGGCCTCAATGGCCGAAAGGCCCGAGATGATTTCCAGCTGGCGCAAGTGTTGCTCCTGCACCTTGCCGAGCTCTTCTTTTATGCGGTCTATTTCCTCGTTGCGCCGCTGGAGATGCTCGGCCTGCAGGTCAAGCTGTTGTTTTTGCTGCTGCACTTCGCGCTGCTTCCGGTTGAACTCCTCCATCTTCTGGTTCAGCGCCTGTTCGCGCTGCTGAAGCCTGTTTTCGTTGCGCTGCAGATCTTTGTTCTTTTCGGCCACGATTTTGTCGTGCTCGGCTTTGAGCTGAAGAAATTTTTCCTTGGCCTGAAGTATTTTGTCTTTTTTGATGACTTCGGCCTTTTCTTTGGCCTCTTCGAGCAATGCCTCGCTTTTGCGTGTGAGCGATTTCCGGAGCACGGTGGTGGCAAGCGCCACGCCTGCCCCGCCTCCCAGGATGAAGAGCACAATGTTGATGATGATTCCTGCTTCCATTTTCTGATTCGTTGTTAAATGTTTGGTTATATGGAAGAAGGAAAGAAAAAAAGGCACCCGCTCAATTCAGGAGTTGGTAAACTCCTTTACGACAGGTTTTGGGCGCCTGCGCACGCAAACTTCCACTGGCCGGCCCGTGGGCTGGCACCCCGAAGGGTCGAGGCCTGTTTTTGTCCGACAGAGCATTCCCGGAATGGTTGTAATGTTGAGTTTACAATCACATCGATTGAGGCGGGTGCTTATCTTCAAAGAACGATGGAACAATGCCGCATCAAACAAACTACCCTATTGCCCGCTGAGCAATTGGTCAATCTGCATCAGCTTATCGGTCAGATGATGGTCTCTGAACTTGAGCTCCGATTCGAGTTGTATGGCCGATACCGCAAACTGCAAGGCTGTCATGGCCAGCAGATCCTGCCTGTCCTTGTATGCCACCTGACTTGCATAGGTGCGCACACTCTCGTTGATGGCAGCTGCTGCACGACGCACCACCTCCTCTTCCTGTCGCTGGATCGAAAGGCGATATGGCCGGTCGGCTATATTGATATTTATCGAAAGTTCATCTGCCACTTTACTCCATCTAACTGTTTATCAATGCTATACATTGTTCTATATCCCGCATCAGTAACTGAATCTTTTTTCTTCCTTCTTCAATTTCTTTGTCAGTGCCAAACGCATTGGCCATGACTTTTATGGTGTTATCCGCTTTTAATTGTTCAACTTCTGTTAACAAACGCCGGTTTTCCTGCCTGAGGGCATCAAGTTCGGCAAGCATCGCTGCGTTTTGCGCTTTTAGCTGCTCGTGCGCCAGGAGGAGCTTTCGCAGCTTCAGCTCAATTCCCGCAAGGAGAATGCCGGTTTGCGCCATCTTGCAAAAAAAACTTTGTTCAATACCAATTGCAAATGTACATAAGTATGACAGCTTACGCAAGTTATTCTGCATCCAACTGAAAATCAGCATGAAGCAGACATCCGCAAATTTGCCATATCGGACGGACCGAATTATTTCGGGCCACCCGGCCTGCTTTCTGCCATTTTCGTTTTAGCTTTGATACCGGAGCCAACCGTACGAGCCAATGTGAACACATTATGAATGAGCTCTTTCTGATTTATTTGTGGGAACAGAAATTGTTGCGCCCACCACTGCAGACCACTGATGGTCAACCAATTGAGGTGATTTACCCCGGCATACGGAATCACGATGCAGGTCCTGATTTTGCCCAGGCCCGCATCCGCATCGGGCCGACCTTATGGGCCGGGAGTGTGGAGATGCACATCAATGCCTCCGACTGGTACAAACACGGGCACGATACCGACCCGGCTTATGAGAATGTGGTATTGCACCTGGTGTATCAGGAAGACAAAAAAGTGTACGACCGTTCGCGCAACCCTATCCCGACGCTGCAGGTAAAAGGATGTTTCGACGAACATTTGCTGCTCAACTACAGGCGTTTTACCGACAGCCGTGCCTGGCTGCCTTGCGCCAGACTTGCCCCATCGGTTCAGCGTTTCACCTGGCTGGCCTGGCTCGACCGCATGGCTACCGAACGTCTGGAAGACAAAACACAGGTTGTGCTGGAGCTCGCCTCAAGCACCCAGTTCGACTGGGAAGAAACCTTCTGGCGCCTGCTGCTTATCAACCTGGGCTTCAAAGTGAATCAGGAAGCCTTTGAGCTATTGGGCCGCGCATTGCCATTCAACCTTATGCTCAGGCATGCCGACCAGCTGCACCAGCTTGAAGCGCTGCTGCTTGGCGTGGCCGGACTGCTTCCGGCCGAACCGACTGATGAGTACATGGCGAAATTAAATGCTGAGTATAATTTCCTGAAATCCAAATACAACCTCAAAACCATGCAGGCCTCCGCATGGAAATTCATGCGCATGCGACCGGCCAACTTTCCTACCATACGCATGGCGCAGGCGGCCATGCTTGTGCACAAGCACGGAAGAATATTTTCCAGAGTGCTCGCTGAACCACCGGAGAAACTTTCGGAGATGTTTGGCGTGGAAACAAGCCAGTACTGGCAAACCCATTACCGGCCCGGAGAACCCTCACCGGCAAGGAAAAAAATCATCGGGGAAGATGCCATCCGGCTCATCATGATCAATACCGTTGCCCGGGTGCTGTTTGCCTATGGATATGCACACAAGGACGAAACGCATAAAGACCGGGCCATGATGCTGCTCGAGCAATTGCCCGCCGAGAACAACAATCTTACAAGACGATTTTCTGAAGCCGGGATAACTGCCACGAATGCATTGCATTCGCAAGCCCTCCTGCATTTGCACCGCTACTATTGTGCTCCCCGTCAGTGCCTCGAATGCCGGATTGGCAGCCTGCTCATCCGCAACAGCAGTTTGGGAAACTGACAAAACATCACGTTGACCGGCGCGCTTTCATGCAGCCTGAAACATTTAGCTGATTCGATCCTGCTTTATTTTGGTAAGCCCGAACATTTTTTTCAAATTTGCCGCTTACGGCAGGCATTCCGGCCTGTTGACGAATCAGAAATCCCAAAAACCACAGCTGCATGCAACACATTCTGGAACTTATCGACAGCGGAATACAATGGTATAACGATTACGTGGGTGGCTACCTCATCCTGGCCATGCTGATTCCCACCGGTTTATGGTTTATGATTAAACTGCGTTTCATCAACCTGACCAAGATCGGGCATGCCATCAGGGTAGTTCAGGGAAAGTATGACGTCAAAGGGGCCGAGGGCGATGTCAACCACTTCAAGGCGCTTACTACAGCCCTTTCGGCCACAGTGGGCACCGGCAACATTGTGGGTGTAGCTCTGGCCATATATCTGGGCGGTCCGGGCGCTGTTTTCTGGATGTGGATCACCGGGCTGCTGGGCATGATGCTCAAATATTCTGAAGTAACCCTGGCTCAGAAATACAGGAAATTCAACAGCGACGGCACCGTTTCGGGAGGCCCGATGTATTATATGGAGTACGGGTTGCGCGACAAGCTTGGGCGCTGGGCAAAAGTCTTGGCATTGGTTTTTGCCTCAGCCACCGTACTTTGTTCGTTAGGCACGGGCAATATGGCTCAATCCAATTCCATTGCCGATGCACTTCTAACAAGCTACAGCGTGCCGGTATGGCTTTCAGGGAGCATCATCACAGCGCTTGTCCTTCTGGTTATTGTTGGCGGAATTAAACGCCTTGGCGAGGTAACCTCGAGGCTGGTGCCGATTATGGCCATCATATACGTGGCTGCAGCATTGACGGTGATCATTTCGGAATACGACCACATCCCCCGCGCATTTGCGATGATTTTTGAAGGCGCATTCACCGGCACAGGAGCCACCGGGGGTTTTGTGGGCAGCACATTCATTATGACCATGATCTGGGGAGTACGTCGCGGTTTGTTCAGCAACGAGGCCGGACAGGGCTCAGCCCCCATTGCCCATGCTGCTGCAAAAACAAAGTATCCCGCACGCGAAGGTGTGGTTGCGCTGCTCGAGCCCATGATCGACACCATCATTATCTGCACCATGACCGCCCTGATGATCATCGTAACCGATGCCTGGCAAAGCGGACTAAAAGGGGTAGGCATGACCGTGGAAGCTATGAACACTGGGCTGCATCGCTTTGGTATCGACGGGATGGGAGGACACATCATCACCCTGGGCATCCTGCTCTTTGCCTTTTCCACCATCATCAGCTGGTCCTATTACGGCTCGCGCGCTGCCATCTACCTGATTGGCGAGCATGCCGTGAAGCCTTTCCTATATCTGTATGCCCTGTTCGTGTTTTTTGGCTCGGTTTGGGGACTGGATATTGTGTGGCACTTTGTGGACATGGTGATTACTTTCATGACCATTCCGAACCTGATAGCCCTGTTGCTGCTTTCGGGGGTAGTAGTTAACGAAACAAAGGCCTATTTCGAAGCAATCAAAAAGACCAAAAGCGGAAAGTGATGCCTCTGAGCCGTTTGTTCTGGCTTGTTTTGTTTGTTGCTGCGATGTCGCTGACAGGTCCCGGGGCTTATGCCGCACCGCCTGCCGATAGCCTCGCCAGGGAGCCAAACAGCCCGGGTGCACGCATCAATAAGGCTTTTACCCCGCTCGTGCAGGGCTTGTCGGAAATACTTTTCTGGGATCCTTTTGAAGCCGCCGGCATCTACGACCCCGTGCAATACCATGCCGACGGAAGTCCGGTGCTCGACCAAGACGGCAATGTGGTTAAGGCGCCGCTCAAGCTCATCGTGGTATGGCTCATGGCCGGAGGGCTTTTCTTCACCCTCTTTCTGAGGTTTGTCAATATCCGGGCATTTGGCCATGCTTTCAGTTTGCTTCGCGGCAGGTTTGCGAAGCGGGATGATAAAGGGGAAGTAAGTCATTTTCAGGCGCTTACTACTGCACTCTCGGCCACTGTAGGCTTAGGAAACATTGCAGGGGTGGCTGTGGCCGTGTCGGTTGGAGGTCCCGGGGCAACGGTATGGATGATTCTGGCAGGTCTGCTGGGCATGTCGCTCAAATTTGCCGAATGTACCCTAGGTTTGAAATACCGAAGGATTGACGAATCGGGCCGGGTATCCGGCGGCGCCATGTATTACCTGCGCGATGGGCTGGCAGCCAGAGGATTAAAGAAAACGGGGTATGTGCTTTCAGTCATTTTTTCAGTAATGGTCGTAGGCGGGGCTGTTGGGGGCGGCAACATGCTTCAGGCCAATCAGGCATTTGAGCAAACGGCTATCTTTTTTCCGGTTTTGCGCGGCAACGGGTTTTGGTATGGCCTGGCCATGGCCTTGCTCGTCGGGCTGGTGATTGTGGGCGGCATCCGGAGCATCGCAAGGGTTACATCGCGCATCGTGCCTTTCATGGCAGCACTGTATGTGATTGCTTCGTTGGTGATCATTGGCTTGCATCTGGATTATCTGCCCGAGGCGATGAAACACATCTGGTATGGTGCGTTCGATGCCGATGCCATGCGGGGAGGGTTTATCGGGGTGTTGATCTACGGCTTCCAGCGAGGCGCTTTTTCCAACGAGGCCGGTATCGGCTCGGCAAGCATCGCCCATTCAGCTGCCCGAACCAGCGAACCGGTGAGCGAAGGCATCGTGGCCTTGCTTGAACCTTTCGTTGACACAGTGGTCATCTGTACCATGACAGCCCTGGTAATCATCTTTTCCGGCCTCGACACCAACAACAGCCTTCAGGGCGTGCAGCTCACCACTGCCGCATATGGTTCGGTCATATGGTGGTTTCCCTATGTTTTGCTGGTCGCCGTTACCCTGTTTGCTTTCAGCACCATGATATCGTGGTCGTACTACGGCCTTAAAGGCTTCGACTTTCTTTTTGGCTCACTGAGCCAGCGCCTGTTTGGCACCCGACAGGTTGCCGGCCAGGCATTCAATCTGTTTTTCCTGTTTTGTATCGTGGTAGGCACCAGCAGCGACCTTGGCCCGGTGATGGATTTTTCGGACATGATGATCCTGTGCATGGCATTGCCAAACATCCTGGGCCTTTATATCCTGGCGCCTGAGATAAAATCGGATTTGAAAAACTACCTGGAAAAAATCAGGGAAAGCAAAGCGGTTGTCAGATAGAGTAATCAGGGAGCCGGTTTAAAGGTGATGCTCGCCGAATTGACGCAATATCGCAGCCCGGTAGGTCGCGGCCCGTCGGTAAAGACATGCCCGAGGTGGCCATCGCATGCCGCACATTTGATCTCGGTACGAAACATTCCATAGCTGGTATCGGGCAATTCTTTGATGCGCTTTTTGTCCACAGCTGCAAAAAAACTCGGCCAGCCCGAGCCAGAATCGTATTTTGTGTCGGACGAGAAAAGCTCGGCGCCGCATCCGGCACAGTGATAGCTGCCTTTTTCCTTGTGGTTCCAGTACTTACCTGTGAAAGGTGGCTCCGTGCTGCATTGACGCATAATGCGGTAGCGCTCCGGACCCAGTTCGGCCAGCCATTCGGCTTCGGTTTTTTCAATGCGCTTGATCATATCTGTATTAATTTGAATTTCATGTTCATTCCCGGCTGGCTGGGCAGCCTGCCTCCGGCTCGTGCCGCAAGCCTGCATAGAAGCAAGAGTAATGATGAGCGAAAACAGCCACAACATGAACAGATGATTTGCCTATAAAACGAATGACGCTAAGTTCTTGTTCACCAAACTGCGTGCCTTGGCGGATGTTAGCTAAGATATAGCTTTTTGTATATTTGTCAGCATACTCCAACACAGCTCGACCCAGGCATGTCCAGGCCCTTTGCCCCATTCTTGTTTGCAACCTTTGTGCTCCTGACATTTTTTTTCGCAGGCGAAAAGGCATTTGCGCAGGCGGACGACACCACTATGGACGCAGGACAGCATCAGGTTGGTAGTGATACTACCCATCTCAGTGAGCTGATCCAGAACATCGACCAGCTGATGCAGCTGGAACTCAACGGCCCGGCTGAGGCATGGAAAAACACCCTGAGAAAAGAGCTAACAGATGCCGCAAAATCACCTGAGGACTGCCGTTTCGTTGCCGGCAAAGCAGCAATGCTCGGCAAACAGTATCGCAATAATTTCAGGATGCAGGAAAGCCTCTTCTGGCATAAGCTTGAGTACGAAATGGCGCAAAAAGGCAGGCATGACGAAGGCATCATACAAGCACTCAACAACTTAGGCCTCATTTACCGGCGTATTGACAAGTACGAACTCGCCATCGAATCGTATCAGCAAGCCATATTGCTGGCGGAAAAAACAGGACTGACCAATGGGATTGTATATGCCCTGAATGGACTAGGAAACATTCATCTGGAGCTGGGCAACTACGACGAGGCCATGCTGAATTTCAGGGAATGTCTGAGGCAGGAGCAGCAGCGAAACAACATGCTTGGCATTGCCATCAACCTGAACAACATCGGGCATGTGTATCGCCAACAGGGCGACAACGAACGTGCACTGGAATATTTCATGCTCTCGCTCGAAGTGAATCAGGAGATCCCTTCCCAACGTGGCATTGCCATCTGCTACAACGATATCGGGGAAATATACCAGCTCAGAGGCGACAAAAGCAAAGCCTTGAGCTACTATGAGTTAAGTCTGGGTCTCAATCAGCTCATTGGCGACATTTATTATCAGGGCATCAATCACCTGAAAATAGCTGAAATCTATTTTGACCGGGGCGAAATAAAAGCCGCACAAAATCACCTCGACGAAGCCATCAGGCTTTCGAAAAAAACACACAACCGGTCGAATCTGATGAAGGTTTACAGACTTAAATACAAAACGGAGCAGGCGTTGGGCAACAACCGTGAGGCGATGAATTACCTGGAAAAAGCCTGGGTGCTCAATGACAGCATTATGAACGAGAGCACACAACGCAAGCTGCTTCAGATGCAGGCCACTTTCAACCGCGAGCGTGCCAACAGCCAGATCGCCCTGCTTGAAAATGAAAAAATGCTGGCCGAGCTGCAGTTTAAGCGTCAGAAAGACTACAACCTGCTCGTGGTGGCAGGTCTGATCATCATGGTTGTGGTGCTGGTAATGATGGCACATCTTCTCTTCAGCAAAAACAAAGCCATGAAAGCCCTCGCAGAGAAAAACCGGGAAGTAGAGCAGGCTCAGCTGCAACTGGCCGAATACAACCAGCAGCTT from Bacteroidota bacterium includes:
- a CDS encoding CoA transferase; protein product: MLNDILVLELASVLAGPGVAATFAELGAKVVKVENLRTRGDVTRTWKLTTEDPDNDISAYFSCANWGKSSLALDLQRPEGLEIVYALAARADIVVASYKPGDAEKLKVDYPTLSRRNPRLIYAHLTGYGLQNDRAGYDAIIQAETGFTYMNGEAGCKPVKMPVALMDILAAHHMKEAILLALLQRERSGQGAYIDVSLFRSGISSLANQATNWLVGGCIPKAMGSDHPNIVPYGTIFYTLDHKPVVLAVGSDKQFADLCKVLGKAELAQDERFATNQQRVVHREILNPMLAELIGSIRRDDLLGALHAHKVPAGGVFDMQEVFTLPESREMLIEGRTGNGQPLKGVRSIAFRMKALNFEAPTAPPHYGEHSAEVLSELLGYEDERIEMLIKNNVIYDRNHS
- a CDS encoding 2-oxoacid:acceptor oxidoreductase family protein, producing the protein MDNTFLIDSRDLPFCKGCGHSSVAQMTEKALANLGYQPLDVIMVTDIGCHGIIDKSLRTHTVHGLHGRSVAIAGGIAHGLGRNSGKKVIVFLGDGGATIGLQHILIAAHHNFPMTVVVHNNMLYGMTGGQPSEYTPDGFNTPTSPNRSSAGALDIVQLAEAAGAGYVSRIAGIGDFSAELAEAFAYDGFSLVEVMEICPSYGVKSNPGMKLRQLMDETGYLATKKVRPPRPHHQALYEGFNESLISDRLIVDQSHMHNLPENTIRLLLAGSAGEGTQSAAEFLARVAMRNGLQTSKKGHYPVTVGVGFSAAEVILSTSPIYYTGGTNPDYLLITSADGLDYAKPYLARATEKAVVLLDESLPLPETRAKVLPMPLRNSAGVRNAAMMSIFRWAKLTGMLHLQSLIEEYQRGKLASKVPVETFV
- the rny gene encoding ribonuclease Y, with the protein product MEAGIIINIVLFILGGGAGVALATTVLRKSLTRKSEALLEEAKEKAEVIKKDKILQAKEKFLQLKAEHDKIVAEKNKDLQRNENRLQQREQALNQKMEEFNRKQREVQQQKQQLDLQAEHLQRRNEEIDRIKEELGKVQEQHLRQLEIISGLSAIEAKEQLIEQMKEEAKSEAMVYIKEITEEAKLTAAMEAKKIVVETIQRTAAEHTIENTVTVFNIESEEIKGRIIGREGRNIRALEALTGVEIIIDDSPDAILLSGFDPVRREIARLSLHKLITDGRIHPARIEEVVQKTEKQIEQEIIETGKRTVIDLGIHNMASELIRMVGRMKYRSSYGQNLLAHSIEVARLSATMAAELGLNVKLAKRAGLLHDIGKIAESNEAELPHAILGMKIAEKYKEKPEVCNAIGAHHDEIEMETLIAPIVQVCDAISGARPGARREVVEAYIQRLKRLEELALSYDGVVKTYAIQAGRELRVIVGADRMSDSDADKLAFELSKRIQTEMTYPGQIKITVIRETRAVSYAK
- a CDS encoding cell division protein ZapA; translated protein: MADELSININIADRPYRLSIQRQEEEVVRRAAAAINESVRTYASQVAYKDRQDLLAMTALQFAVSAIQLESELKFRDHHLTDKLMQIDQLLSGQ
- a CDS encoding DUF2851 family protein, which gives rise to MNELFLIYLWEQKLLRPPLQTTDGQPIEVIYPGIRNHDAGPDFAQARIRIGPTLWAGSVEMHINASDWYKHGHDTDPAYENVVLHLVYQEDKKVYDRSRNPIPTLQVKGCFDEHLLLNYRRFTDSRAWLPCARLAPSVQRFTWLAWLDRMATERLEDKTQVVLELASSTQFDWEETFWRLLLINLGFKVNQEAFELLGRALPFNLMLRHADQLHQLEALLLGVAGLLPAEPTDEYMAKLNAEYNFLKSKYNLKTMQASAWKFMRMRPANFPTIRMAQAAMLVHKHGRIFSRVLAEPPEKLSEMFGVETSQYWQTHYRPGEPSPARKKIIGEDAIRLIMINTVARVLFAYGYAHKDETHKDRAMMLLEQLPAENNNLTRRFSEAGITATNALHSQALLHLHRYYCAPRQCLECRIGSLLIRNSSLGN
- a CDS encoding sodium:alanine symporter family protein, with the translated sequence MQHILELIDSGIQWYNDYVGGYLILAMLIPTGLWFMIKLRFINLTKIGHAIRVVQGKYDVKGAEGDVNHFKALTTALSATVGTGNIVGVALAIYLGGPGAVFWMWITGLLGMMLKYSEVTLAQKYRKFNSDGTVSGGPMYYMEYGLRDKLGRWAKVLALVFASATVLCSLGTGNMAQSNSIADALLTSYSVPVWLSGSIITALVLLVIVGGIKRLGEVTSRLVPIMAIIYVAAALTVIISEYDHIPRAFAMIFEGAFTGTGATGGFVGSTFIMTMIWGVRRGLFSNEAGQGSAPIAHAAAKTKYPAREGVVALLEPMIDTIIICTMTALMIIVTDAWQSGLKGVGMTVEAMNTGLHRFGIDGMGGHIITLGILLFAFSTIISWSYYGSRAAIYLIGEHAVKPFLYLYALFVFFGSVWGLDIVWHFVDMVITFMTIPNLIALLLLSGVVVNETKAYFEAIKKTKSGK